From the genome of Triticum aestivum cultivar Chinese Spring chromosome 3B, IWGSC CS RefSeq v2.1, whole genome shotgun sequence, one region includes:
- the LOC123070129 gene encoding pentatricopeptide repeat-containing protein At4g36680, mitochondrial translates to MAAIFSASGRRLLSTAAAAAEFPVPMARIRNLARVGRLDDIDAAVAPLVPTNPKAVISALSVVGLSDRASAILSTIPSPTAEHLNALLAPLLRRRRLAERVPALLDAHPSAPRDAFTWSILAKSLCITKGADHAVYLLHGEEPPSLHLYTAIIDSYYKQKKPHRAEELWREMVEERGIAPDAAAYNVRITYKSSTGTVEEVQELIRAMGEESGLRPDVISYNGLIRVLGRHKRVDEALEVYRSLQEKGVEGNTEAKSAPECATYACMVGALCSEGRLSEAEDVFYEGVKRKKVADLGTVRKLVVALKEAGKGRAARRVVVGLRKKFPDQFDGPWKELEKDAGLTPGASNEEEEVEEDEQQPEKTAAAV, encoded by the coding sequence ATGGCCGCCATCTtctccgcctccggccgccgcctgcTCTCCACCGCCGCTGCGGCTGCCGAGTTCCCCGTCCCGATGGCCCGCATCCGCAACCTCGCCCGCGTGGGCCGCctcgacgacatcgacgccgccgTCGCGCCGCTCGTGCCGACCAACCCCAAAGCCGTGATCTCCGCCCTCTCCGTGGTCGGCCTCTCCGACCGGGCCTCCGCCATCCTCTCCACCATCCCGTCGCCCACCGCCGAGCATCTCAACGCCCTCCTggccccgctcctccgccgccgccgcctcgccgagcgCGTGCCTGCTCTGCTGGACGCGCACCCCTCAGCGCCGCGCGACGCCTTTACGTGGTCCATCCTCGCCAAGTCCCTCTGCATCACCAAAGGCGCCGACCACGCGGTGTACCTCCTCCACGGGGAGGAGCCGCCTTCCCTCCACCTCTACACGGCCATCATCGACTCCTACTACAAGCAAAAGAAGCCCCACCGCGCCGAGGAGCTGTGGCGCGAGATGGTCGAGGAACGCGGCATCGCGCCCGACGCTGCCGCTTACAATGTCAGGATCACCTACAAGTCGTCAACCGGCACGGTGGAGGAGGTGCAGGAGCTTATCCGAGCCATGGGCGAGGAGTCGGGGTTGCGGCCGGATGTCATCTCCTACAATGGGCTGATCCGGGTGCTGGGGCGGCACAAGAGGGTGGACGAGGCCCTGGAGGTATACAGGAGCTTGcaggagaagggggtggaggggaaCACTGAGGCGAAGTCGGCACCGGAGTGCGCAACATACGCATGCATGGTGGGGGCGCTGTGCAGCGAGGGGAGGTTGTCAGAGGCGGAGGACGTGTTCTACGAGGGGGTAAAGCGCAAGAAGGTGGCAGATCTGGGCACGGTGCGTAAGCTGGTAGTGGCTctcaaggaggctggcaagggtcGGGCGGCGAGGCGGGTGGTGGTCGGGCTACGCAAGAAGTTCCCTGACCAGTTCGACGGTCCATGGAAGGAGCTTGAGAAGGATGCCGGCCTCACACCGGGAGCCAGCAACGaagaggaggaagtggaggaggacgagcagcagccagagaagacggcggcggcggtatGA